The Chitinophagales bacterium genomic sequence ATAGAGCAACAAAGCTAAGGCTTTTTTTGGCTTGATGAATTTGATATTCAAGAATTTGAAGTGCTGTAAAAAATCGAAAACAGAATATATTGGACTAAGTAAACTTTATTTCCTTTTAATTGTAAGTAGTTTGAGAAGAGCATGACAATAAATTCATAAATAAAAACGAAAAATTATGCCGACAAGAAAAGCACAAGCACAATGGAATGGAGGATTGAAAAATGGAAAAGGAAACATGAAATTTGAAAGTGGTGCCTTTTCCGGACAATACTCTTTTTCTTCAAGATTTGAAGATGGAACAGGAACCAACCCGGAAGAATTGATTGCAGCAGCGCATGCAGGTTGTTTTTCAATGGCACTTTCTGCTGAACTTGAAAAAGCAGATTTCAATCCAAAATCGGTAAGTACCCAGGCACATGTAAAGCTCGAAAAGCAGGGTGAGGGATTTGGAATTAGCAATATAAAATTGGTATCGGAAGCTGAAATTCCTGAAATTGACAATGACAAATTTCAGGAACTGGCCAATGGTGCTAAGAAAAACTGCCCGGTATCGCAAGCACTAAAAAGTGTAAATATTGAACTTGAGGCTACTTTGAAATAGCACTTGATGCATTTATTAGATAAGTGGAGAAGAGGTGATTAGTTTTTTCTGACTTTTAGCTTCAGGATCTCATCCATTAATAGTTCTGATTCTGCTATTATTTTGGCATAGCCTTTAATGTCTCCCGATCGTTGAACATTTCTCGCTTTTTCAAGCAATTGGTCGTATTCTTTTTGTTTTTTCTTAATCGGGTCGCTTTTGAAAAATCCAAACATTTTATCGTTTGGTGTTCAACAATGGTTTTCTGTAAATGTTTGATTTTAAATTCAATCTTTCGGTTTTATTAAATAAATTTATAGGCTTCAGGCATTTTCTCTATTGCGAGAATAATTCAATCTATTAATGCATTCTTAACAATGATTTAATAAACGATGGCTAGAGTAGAGCTTACCTTTGTATTGACAAAAACCAAAAAAAATGGCCACCTCAATTAAAATTTTATTGGTTGACGATGAACCCGATATACTGGAGTTTATGCAGTACAACCTAGAAAAGGAAGGCTACAATATCTATACAGCGGAAAATGGCAGGGATGCCATCAAAATTGCAGAAGATATTAATCCCCAATTGATTATTCTTGATATAATGATGCCCGTAATGGATGGCATAGAGACTTGCCGTGAATTGCGTGCTATTCCGAAGTTGAAAAACACCATTATAAGCTTTCTTACTGCCAGGAATGAGGATTATTCCCAAATTGCGGGTTTTGATGTAGGTGCAGATGATTATATAACAAAACCCATCAAGCCCAGAGTTTTGATCAGTAGGATAAAAGCCTTATTGCGCAGATTCTCCGATGACTCCCTTACAACAAAAATTACTGTTGGAGAACTTACTATTGACCGGGAAAAATATATCGTTTATCATAAAGATGAAGTTTTAAATTTGCCCAAAAAAGAATTTGAATTGCTTTCCCTGCTGATCTCAAAACCCGGAAAGGTATTTTCACGCAAAGAGATTTTGAGCAAAATCTGGGGCAATGAAATTATTGTGGGCGACAGAACTATTGATGTGCATATCCGCAAATTGCGTGAGAAATTATCTGACGATTATTTTAAAACCATAAAAGGTATTGGTTATAAATTTGACTACTAAATATGAAAAATGTCAGTTCCGGCCAAATCGCTTTTACCGTTTCTTCAATACTGGCCTTGCTCACTTTTTTGTTGTCTGGAGTATTGTTTGTTCTCAGTGGTGATTTTTATAAAATACTTGCCCTTTTTCTAATTCCTATTGTAGTATATGCACTATCCTATTTGTTGCTAAAATACTTTATAGACAAATTTATTTACCGAAAAATAAAACTGATCTACAAAACCATACACAGTCTTAAAACAGCAAAGAGCAAGGTGCAGCCACTAGAACTCAATGCTGATTTGTTGGAAGGAGTTGAAAAAGAAGTAATAGAATGGTCAAAAGGCAAAACACAAGAAATACAACAGCTTAAAGATATTTCTCGCTTTCGCAAAGAGTTTATCGGCAATGTATCACATGAGCTGAAAACTCCTATTTTTGCCATTCAGGGCTATTTGCACACTTTAATTGATGGTGGGCTGGAAGATGATAAAATCAACAAAAACTATCTATACAAAGCAAGTAAAAACCTAGATAGACTAAATAAAATTGTAGAAGATTTAGATGTAATCAACCGGTTTGAAACCAATACGCTTGTTCTGGAAAAACAGAAATTTGACATTGTAGAATTGATAAAAGATGTTTTTGATTCACTTGAAATGCAGGCTGACTTAAAAGATATTGTATTAAAGTTCAAGGATCCTGAAAACAGTCCAAAATATGTGAAGGCCGATAAAGAACAGATCAGGCAGGTAATGGTTAATTTGCTTTCCAACAGCATTAAATACGGCAAGGAAGAAGGACAAACACTGGTAGGCATTTACGATATGGACGAAAATTACCTGGTAGAAATTACCGACAATGGAATTGGCATAGCAGAAGATAATCTTGATCGCCTATTTGAACGGTTTTTCCGGGTTGATAAAAGCCGTGCGCGAGACATGGGTGGCACCGGATTGGGGCTTGCCATTGTAAAGCATATTATTGAGGCACATGGACAGGTGATCAATGTGCGCAGTAAAATTGGTGTGGGCTCTACTTTTGGATTTACACTGAAGAAAGTTTAACCGGAATAGGCATTATACCCCCATAGCAGTAGAAAAATAAATTTATTCGAGTTCCAACTCAGCAATTCTTTCCTGCTCTGCTTTAAACTCATTCCAGATTTCAAAAAAGACTTCCTGAGCCGGACGAATGCGTTTTACCATAGATGCTATTTGCCCAATTTCCAGTTCCCCTTCGTCCAGATCACCTAGAAACATCCCTTTTTTTGCCCTTGCCCTGCCAAGCAATTGTGCCAGTTCTTCCTGTGAAGCTCCGCGATCTTCAGCCTCCTGCACAGCATTGTAAAACTTGTTTTTTATCAAGCGCACGGGCACTACTTTTTTCATAGTCAATTTTGTGGCGCCTTCAGTGGTATCTACCACGCTTTGTTTGAAAGCCTGGTGTGCAGAGGATTCTTCGGTAGCCACAAATGCAGTTCCTATTTGCACGGCTTCGGCTCCCAAAGCAAATGCCGCCAGCATGGCTTTCCCGGAACCAATTCCCCCTGCTGCTATCAATGGAATATCTATGGCCTCGCGTACTTCCGGTATCAGGCACATGGTAGTGGTTTCTTCCCTGCCATTGTGCCCACCTGCTTCAAAACCTTCAGCAACAATGGCATCCACTCCCACTTCCTCGCATTTTTTAGCAAATTTTACACTGCTCACCACGTGCACTACTTTGATTCCGTGTTTTTTCAAATGCGCTGTCCATACTTTTGGATTTCCTGCTGAAGTAAATACAATAGGCACCTTTTCTTCAATAATAATCTCCATCAATTCATTGATATCGGGATAGAGCAGCGGCACATTTACAGCAAAAGGTTTTTGGGTGGCCTTTTTCATTTTTTGTAAATGCTCGCGCAATACATCGGGGTACATAGATGCCGAACCTATAATACCCAGACCACCTGCTTCGCTGATTGCCGATGCCAGCTTCCAGCCAGATACCCATATCATTCCAGCTTGTATAATGGGGTATTTTATACCAAATAACTGCGTAATTCTATTGTCCATTCTCTTTGTTTCTTCCGCTTAAATCAATTTCTGTATCATCGCCAATATTCAAACTTTGACTCATTCCACCTAAAATACAATCACTGCCAATAATGGAATCATGAAGTGCAATAGATCTAAGCCGGCTAAAGGCTCCAATGATAGAGTTCTTTAAAATCGCATTCTCTAAATCTGCATTTTCTCCAATGGTTACATTAGGTCCTATAATGCAATTACTGATTTTCACTCCATTTGCTATGCTCACAGGCTCTACAATTACGGTATTGGAAAAGTGCTCATTTATATCTTTTGAACCGCCCCATTTTTTGAGCAAGATTGCAT encodes the following:
- a CDS encoding DUF6435 family protein; protein product: MFGFFKSDPIKKKQKEYDQLLEKARNVQRSGDIKGYAKIIAESELLMDEILKLKVRKN
- a CDS encoding response regulator transcription factor, translating into MATSIKILLVDDEPDILEFMQYNLEKEGYNIYTAENGRDAIKIAEDINPQLIILDIMMPVMDGIETCRELRAIPKLKNTIISFLTARNEDYSQIAGFDVGADDYITKPIKPRVLISRIKALLRRFSDDSLTTKITVGELTIDREKYIVYHKDEVLNLPKKEFELLSLLISKPGKVFSRKEILSKIWGNEIIVGDRTIDVHIRKLREKLSDDYFKTIKGIGYKFDY
- a CDS encoding ATP-binding protein; the encoded protein is MKNVSSGQIAFTVSSILALLTFLLSGVLFVLSGDFYKILALFLIPIVVYALSYLLLKYFIDKFIYRKIKLIYKTIHSLKTAKSKVQPLELNADLLEGVEKEVIEWSKGKTQEIQQLKDISRFRKEFIGNVSHELKTPIFAIQGYLHTLIDGGLEDDKINKNYLYKASKNLDRLNKIVEDLDVINRFETNTLVLEKQKFDIVELIKDVFDSLEMQADLKDIVLKFKDPENSPKYVKADKEQIRQVMVNLLSNSIKYGKEEGQTLVGIYDMDENYLVEITDNGIGIAEDNLDRLFERFFRVDKSRARDMGGTGLGLAIVKHIIEAHGQVINVRSKIGVGSTFGFTLKKV
- a CDS encoding OsmC family protein, with translation MPTRKAQAQWNGGLKNGKGNMKFESGAFSGQYSFSSRFEDGTGTNPEELIAAAHAGCFSMALSAELEKADFNPKSVSTQAHVKLEKQGEGFGISNIKLVSEAEIPEIDNDKFQELANGAKKNCPVSQALKSVNIELEATLK
- a CDS encoding nitronate monooxygenase, translated to MDNRITQLFGIKYPIIQAGMIWVSGWKLASAISEAGGLGIIGSASMYPDVLREHLQKMKKATQKPFAVNVPLLYPDINELMEIIIEEKVPIVFTSAGNPKVWTAHLKKHGIKVVHVVSSVKFAKKCEEVGVDAIVAEGFEAGGHNGREETTTMCLIPEVREAIDIPLIAAGGIGSGKAMLAAFALGAEAVQIGTAFVATEESSAHQAFKQSVVDTTEGATKLTMKKVVPVRLIKNKFYNAVQEAEDRGASQEELAQLLGRARAKKGMFLGDLDEGELEIGQIASMVKRIRPAQEVFFEIWNEFKAEQERIAELELE